One genomic window of Arachis stenosperma cultivar V10309 chromosome 10, arast.V10309.gnm1.PFL2, whole genome shotgun sequence includes the following:
- the LOC130956338 gene encoding PHD finger-like domain-containing protein 5A — MAKHHPDLIMCRKQPGIAIGRLCEKCDGKCVICDSYVRPCTLVRVCDECNYGSFQGRCVICGGVGISDAYYCKECTQQEKDRDGCPKIVNLGSAKTDLFYERKKYGFKKR; from the coding sequence ATGGCCAAGCATCATCCTGATTTGATTATGTGCCGAAAGCAGCCAGGAATTGCCATTGGACGACTTTGTGAGAAATGCGATGGCAAGTGTGTGATTTGCGACTCTTACGTGCGTCCTTGTACACTTGTCCGGGTTTGTGACGAATGCAACTATGGCTCATTTCAGGGCCGCTGCGTCATATGTGGAGGGGTGGGAATATCTGATGCTTACTACTGCAAGGAATGCACACAGCAGGAGAAAGATAGGGATGGCTGCCCCAAAATTGTTAATTTAGGGAGTGCCAAAACCGATTTATTCTATGAACGCAAGAAGTATGGTTTTAAGAAACGATGA